TATGCTCACCCTCAGCAGCGTGGAGGTGGATGTCTTCCTCGACATCCTCAGCAGCTCCCGCGGCGAATCCCAGACAACTCGGCTCTCGCACCTGGTTGGGGGAGGGATCCGGGATCTCAGCGACGCTGGGCTCAGGGGTTCGCTCTGGCTCACTGGTCGCGTTGCCGGGTTCTCCGACCGCGGTGGGCTCGAGGTCCGTGGAGGGTGTTGGCATGTCGGTCTCTGGGGGTGAAGTGGGGCTGGCTGCAAACTCCCCATCGGCGGGGCCGACGGTGAATGGGGAGTTGTTGTGGAACAGCACCCACTCCACATAAGCGGCGAAGTTGTTCTCTGGACCGCCCGCTGGAAGGCGTGCCTTTGACTGCGCGCTCAGGCTGGTCAAAAGAAAGACACTGAGCGCGCTATCAGGGTAGTGAGTCAGGCACGCCAGGTCTAAAAAGTCCTTGATGTGAACTTCCAGCGGACGATGTCCCTGCTCCAGACATAGAATTTTCACAGCCGGGATATCCAtgataaactaaactaaaaaccgAAACTGTGAAacgcaaaaacaaaaaactagcTGGAAACAGGAGGGGACACTAAACGCCACGTAAAACTTTTAAGGTCAGTCGTTCTGTCACGTACTCTAACTCTACTAATACAAACGATAACGAGGATACAGGATTCTATATATATACTTTGGAACTTTATTCAATACACACAACGATGACGAGGAACAGCTTCACAATACATGCACATTAACATTCAACGACTGACAAAGGAAAGGCACATGAGGGCAGAATATAAAGGGTGAGCAAACTAATTAAACACAGGTGTAAGAACTTAACTAATAATCAAACAGGTGAGACTAATAATGATGAAATGAGATAACAAATGAACTAAACAAGATGATTAACAATGAACAGAACTAAATGCAACACAAAACCCTGACACATACACAGAtcgagcttgagttttgttattAATATTACACTGCATAATATAGTCTATGAATCGCCACAATGTATTGTGTGATACACAAAGGCTAATATTGCTTGTGAATAAGTAGACAATGGTATTAGTCGAATAATTACGTCGCTAATGTTAATCATTACTATGCATATCTCTCTTTATCTGTCGCCACTTGTGTatgtcctcttgaaaataaatcggTAAGcttggcacatttggcagcatcctcctccaATGTCTTTCTTTTCTTCAACCTGGCTTTTCAGCCCTTCCTGGCCTCTTCCTCCACCCATCCTCCCTGAAACGCGTACAGTTATGGTAGGCCCGGCCAAGCCTATCTGAGAAAAGTTTTGGAAAAGACGCGCTATGGACCGTACCAACTCTATGGACGGGGAGGGGGGAACTCACccacatggtacaacccatgcagaggctgcgcgctgcGGTGTCAGAATGCAGAACGTGTGTAGTGTTATTTAAAagaagatagactcactaatgtataaaatacaaatgtataaaaacaaaaacctcGACCGGCCCAAAACTGAAGCAgaccaccgggaattctcctggttctcccgattacccaaCCCGGGCCTGCCATCTTGTGACCTGGCTCGGTGTGGTGGCCATCTTGGAAACTGACTCAGATGCAGCGGCCATCTTGAAGACTAACTCAGATGCAGCGGCCATCTTGAAGACTAACTCAGATGCAGCGGCCATCTTGAAAACTGACTCAGATGTGGCGGCCATCTTGGACACAGGCTCTGGAGTGACAGGTCATCTTGGGAACAGATACAGGCATGCCAACCACCTTTGGAAGAGACACAGGCATGGCAGCCATCTTGAAAACAGGTGCAGGCATGAGTCTCTGGCTAGCCGCCATTAGCGTAATACACACAGGCGTCCATGACCAGCCTACGGAGCCTGGTGCATActgccccccccaaaaaaagttTAGGCGACACCTAAACAGTGTCCTTGCCCACAGTGAAGGAAAGCAACAAAGCATAGTCCACAGCTTGCATAACTGACCCTCAAGGATCATAACAGGTTAATTTAATCCAGAATGTCCAGAAATACCTGAGTGTGGTCCTCGAGGGCAGGGGTTCCTTTGCACAGACGTACAAGGGATACTGTTGGATCCATCATTGGTGAGTCGTTCTGTCActggcaaggcaaggcaaggcaaggcctGCAGTTTTACAGTTTATTAATAGTCCAAAAAGATACAAAAGTCTTTGGTCACagtcttgtcttggtctcagCCCCTCAAAGTCTTAgtcttgtcttggtcttggtttAGGCAGTTTCGACTACAACAGTAGATAACAATCTCTAGTCTAGACTACAAAATCGAAAGAAAGAAATTGATATTTTTGGAATTGTGTCCCTTGGGTAACCGTAAATGGTCCTTTTGGCATCATTGCAAATACTTCTAAAAACAATAAATTgtctaactttgaatactaaaAAAAACAGACAACCCTGGCATTGAAATGCTCACGGCTGAAACACCACCAGCATGAATCATTGATCTCAGTTGAGAAGGGTTGTTATTAGATGACTGCGGTGGTCTCGCGAGGGATTTCAGCCTGAGCTGTTTGTGTTCAGATCTGCTTGTTGAAATCAAACAGTTCTTCAGGCAGCACTCGGTGGCACCAAACCAATATTTCTTCTTCCCGCATGCGCTTGGAGAAACAGGGTGAGGAGCAGATTCTGACAACCACCCACATGACAAACATGTTCTGCCAAAAAAGCGCATTTTTAAGAGGCTGGAACTGCTGAGCAGAAGGTCAGACATTTGATCGAAGCAGCttcgagagtgagagagagactCGAGCCAGACTTCGGGGAAAGCTGATCTGTCCAACGCTGATGTGACAAAAACAACTAAAGACAGaagatgaaaaaaaaacaagcaaccCACTCAGATCTGCTAtgtttataattatatattagATAAGAATACACAGTGGTCACAAAAAGCATTCGAACACTTCATTCGCACGTACAAAATGTCACTGCGTTAGACTTTTTAAACTATAACacgtacactttaaaaaattcagcttttttaagtcaacatatatttttatgtcactttaactttaACAGCTTCAACTTGTCTCTATAAGTTATGTCAGCTTATCACAGAACAAATATTAGGTTAAATTgatttgcaaaaccaagttatGCTTTTTTATTAGTTGTTTGCAGATGTATGCATTAAGTGGTCATGCATTAGAAAGATGTTATTACTGTGGCAAGTAAAAGTTTGTGAACCTTTTGGTATTTCAcggttttctgaataaatttgtcataaaatgtgatctgatcttcatctAAGTCAATGATATTGACAAACaaaatgtgtctaaaaataattacacaaaaaattctttattaaaaatgttaacatCCAAAAAATCTCATAGTGCTTGTGGGAAAAGTATGTTAACACTAGTGTTAATGACCTCAAAAAAGTTAACTGGAGTCAGGTTTAAGCACACCTGGGGTCTGGTTAAGATTAAATGTCTGGAGGTGTGGACTACAGCTACTTTGACTGATAAAAAACCCTCAAACTTTTGGAGTTTGCTTTGCACAAGGACAACACGTTTATGTGAGCCATGCCTCCCCAAAAAAAGCTTTCGGAGGAGCTACGATCAAGAATGGTTGCTTTACATAAAGCTGGAAAGGGTTACAAAGTTATAATGTGAGAATGTCTGTACGTCAGCTGAAGCTGTCTAGAAGGCGGGTGATGCAACAGGACAACGACCCAAAACACCAAAACAAGTCCACAACAGAATGGCTACAGAAAAACTAAATCCGCATTTTGGAGTGGCCAAGTTAAAGCCCAGACCACAACCCAATAGAGATGCTATGGATTGCCCTGAAGAGAGCCATACACATGAAACATCCAAAGAATTTGACAGAGCTAAAGCAATGGGGATGGGGGTCAACCagttattaaagagcacctatttcattgctaaaaagttattatacaatgtgttcacgtggtttatggttaaaaacacataattttccatactgtacatttttgtagctccatatttccctctcttcctgaaacgctctgtgtccctgattggccagctaatctgtacgttgtgatcggcctgaatacctctgatgtcagccggacgctacttaccatgtttgaaagattcacttacaatgcaatgctaacaggagttaacttaaagGCTTTGAGacaaagtgggaggaattatgataatgtcggtctttactacatcaccaatcccaggaagtaaactgttgcctacaatctgtgtgtttgttgtagtccaagaaaaaagatttgcattggagacaataactcacgtcatcgtttactttggagtTTGTACCTTCTgaatatcgttaacatgtactaatacacactcacacaccaaagaaaatgtaaaagcgtgaatcggacaataggtgcgcTTTAATTCTAAGGGTTCACTTACTTTTTCCACTGCCATTTTGAATGTTGAATGAGTGTATATGAgttcaataaaaacataaaagatcattttttgtgtgtaattatttttagacacattatgttttCAAAACCCTTGACTTagatgaagatcagatcacatttcatgacaaatttattcagaaaaccataaaattccaaaaggttcacataatttttcttgccactgtataaatcagggtttttttctttttattaatttttgaaTTTTTCCTTAAACATTTTAGGAAATTAATTTGCATCTTTCTGTTATTTTGaccacatttttttgttttcccCATTTCAATTTTCAGTAAATaagtgtaaataaaaacattatttttatttcgaatttggcagaaatgttattgttagctgacagaatgaaacaaaaattataatttactcaaaTGCATACCTACAAATATAGTAAATTTAGACAAACTGAAGGGACCATGAAATGGTCTCTTATGttctaaaaatgtctgggttatttttaacccataatgCGGTAAATATTGGACCAAACATATGCTGGCAAATATTTACCGCattatgtgttaaaaataacccagacatttttagagtgttttttttttcggctgtatatgcatttatatacactatatacttttttataaagaaatatttCAATTGTGTCGATAAATAGTAAACAGCATATTGTCTCTATACTTTACTAAACAAATAGGATTGCATTTTAAATTAAGTCACCATGATAATTTCTTAACTGCAGTAACCTGTAATTTCCACAATAATTTGCTTTAAATAATGGAAAAAGATACATTTATGAGTGAGAACTGAAAATACTGTATTTgaaaatagttttattttgaTGTAACAAAGAAATATAACGTGGTAACAAACGTGCCTGTTCAACAGACATCCaaataatacaaaaacatatttatttgttgTGATAGCATAAACTAAACTGAATGACATAAAACAAAGTGCAGATTACAATTAAATGCATGAATAAAAAACTATACAAAACGTATGGGtctccaaccctgttcctgCAGGGCACCTGTCCTGCATATTTAAATTTCAACCCTTCTCCAACATTTTAGGTACCCGGAACAACTTGATtagcaggttcaggtgtgtttgtttgAGGTTGGAACTGAAATCTGCccccaggaacagggttggtgaccCTTGGTACAAATACATCCATTGAGACGCCAGCATCAGGGAACAATGAATGGAGTTTATCAGACAGCGCCATCTGGTGGCAGCTGTGAGAATTTGGCATTAAAGTCAGGAAGTCAAATCTCATTTACAATCACTTGAACTGAAAGATGCCATCTTGCAGCTTTTTGTCAGATCTCAGGCAAGTTTGTCTTGCAAATCTGTTCCCTTTTCCACATCGGCTGAGTGATTGACACTTCCCGGATGTTATGCTACATTCAGACCACACACAGTTTGTAAAGTTCCAACACTTTTGTGGTTTGATAACAAGTTTCATCTTCAGCTTTTCTTCCTCATCTGTGGCTGTAGATGCGTACCGGCACGCGATGCGGACGACTGCAGTTCTGCTTTTAGAAACGTGATCTTCTGCtggtctctctttctctctctgttagCATGGCGCTTTAAATCAGTTCAGTCTGACTGCTGTTTAAAGTGACCCACGACGTGCTCGTCGCTCTCAGGGGTTTTTACGCTGTCTGTGCGGACGATGCAAGTGGGACGATGGAGGTTGAGCATCACAATCAGCTGTTGTCTCTCGGATTTCAGATCCTCAATCTGACACTTCAGTTCGGAGTTTAACATCTCCAGCCGTTCAGATTCCTAGAAAACCAACCAGAAGTGTTTGTTAGTTTGCCTCAtcacacatttattttgattacattcatttataccttgcaagtacaatggtaaaaaaaatgatcccattaaaaaggtcctatatgaaccatttaggtacatatttggtaccaatatgtacctttaaggtactaatagGAATTCTTTAAGTGCAATGCTGGTGCATTTTTCTATTAATTCCTTTTAAGTTTGCacaattttttacattgttGCCTCGACTAGCTAACTTGAAATGGTTCTAGagtcaaataaatgtttttttttaatgtagtcTCTTAGTTAAtatgatttacatttatgcagacacttttatcaaaAGAAACCTACAGTTCATTCGGTCTATACATTTGTAAATCAGTTTGGGATCGAAATTGAGCTACAGTAGGCACTTATTTCTCTTTCCTCgattaaataaaacattcacatatATCTCTGGTTTGATTTTTGCTCACTCACCTGCTGCAGAAAGTCTGTCCTTTCCTTTTTTCTGTTTCGACAGCGAGCGGCAGcgactttatttttttctcgCCGTCTTTTCTTGcgttcatcatcatcatcatccgtCTGCAAATCAGAAGGTTCATATAGTTATAAATCCAGTTTTTaagtgacactcggttaaagcTTGTATTTGTGGGTctaaaaatgttgtttaaagggatagttcacctaaaaatgaaaatcataggccttattgacttccatagtattcctttatcctactatggaaggcAATGGGGCCACTGAAgaatttggttacaaacatttgtcaaaatatcttcctttcagGTTTGCAACAACGTGAAatttagtaaatgatgacaaaattttcatttttgggtgaactatccctttaagatctCTGTTTTAACACTACAGtaaacacttaaaataaaatgtagatTGTTTCATTGATATTACAATAGCAATATTTTACAAAGGAGTGGCTGTATAAACTTAACTAAATAGTGTTACATAAATTCACTGAGATGTTTTTATTGTCATTATTTATTGTGTCCACCAGG
The nucleotide sequence above comes from Paramisgurnus dabryanus chromosome 12, PD_genome_1.1, whole genome shotgun sequence. Encoded proteins:
- the jdp2b gene encoding jun dimerization protein 2, translating into MMPGQIPDPMVTAGSLPSVGPLAGIPATTLTDQLKLAEFYSLGAVLSPLILNRHGKRPLSIIKSETDDDDDERKKRRREKNKVAAARCRNRKKERTDFLQQESERLEMLNSELKCQIEDLKSERQQLIVMLNLHRPTCIVRTDSVKTPESDEHVVGHFKQQSD